In a genomic window of Desulfobotulus mexicanus:
- a CDS encoding OmpA family protein, producing MSKKCCLSYFFGIFLVMGGLSSAHAETFQKEVIFSPMLGVHEFHSDQDLDTGFSLGAGLGYRFDPRWMAEVMVHGSKTEHKNTDVDTKALHVSANALHIFRPDKSFRPYGAAGMGILSTDPEGGKAERAFALNAGGGFFVDIVKDLAFRMDFRGVLPPDGMDWNLAAHAGLAWTFGRTSSVVPILTPPKPLDSDGDGVPDTLDRCPDTPAGVPVDQWGCPLDSDGDGVPDYRDRCPDTPAGVPVDQWGCPLDSDGDGVPDYRDRCPDTPAGVPVDQWGCPIDSDGDGVPDHLDHCPGTPAGARVNERGCWEIQGLTFGTASNVIDSQYHGILDEVVTVLRRNPDLKIEVSGYTDSRGADAYNRRLSRERASAVRDYFVSKGIDIGRLQVVGHGPDNPIADNDTPEGRAMNRRVELVPVP from the coding sequence ATGTCAAAAAAATGTTGCCTTTCTTATTTCTTTGGGATTTTCCTTGTCATGGGGGGGCTTTCCTCTGCCCATGCGGAGACTTTCCAGAAAGAGGTGATCTTCAGCCCCATGCTGGGGGTGCATGAATTCCATAGCGATCAGGATCTGGATACGGGTTTCAGTCTTGGGGCAGGTCTGGGATACCGTTTTGACCCCCGCTGGATGGCGGAAGTCATGGTACATGGTTCAAAAACCGAACATAAGAATACGGATGTGGATACCAAGGCATTGCATGTTTCCGCCAATGCTCTGCATATTTTCCGTCCGGATAAGTCTTTCCGTCCCTATGGTGCTGCAGGTATGGGGATTCTTTCCACAGATCCTGAAGGAGGAAAAGCTGAGAGAGCTTTTGCTCTGAACGCAGGCGGTGGATTTTTTGTGGATATAGTAAAGGATTTGGCGTTCCGCATGGATTTCCGCGGAGTTCTGCCTCCGGATGGTATGGACTGGAATCTGGCTGCCCATGCCGGTCTTGCATGGACCTTTGGACGCACTTCTTCGGTAGTTCCTATTCTTACGCCACCAAAGCCCCTTGATTCCGATGGCGATGGTGTGCCGGATACTCTGGACCGTTGTCCGGATACACCTGCTGGAGTTCCTGTGGATCAATGGGGATGTCCTCTGGACAGTGATGGCGATGGTGTGCCTGATTATCGCGACCGTTGTCCGGATACACCTGCTGGAGTTCCTGTGGATCAGTGGGGATGTCCTCTTGACAGTGATGGCGATGGTGTGCCGGATTACCGGGACCGTTGTCCGGACACACCTGCTGGAGTTCCTGTGGATCAATGGGGATGTCCCATAGACAGTGACGGTGATGGTGTGCCTGACCATTTGGATCATTGTCCCGGAACCCCTGCCGGTGCAAGGGTTAATGAACGGGGATGCTGGGAGATTCAGGGTCTTACCTTTGGTACGGCAAGCAATGTCATTGATTCTCAATACCATGGCATTCTGGATGAAGTCGTGACTGTTCTTCGCCGGAATCCGGATTTAAAAATTGAAGTGTCCGGATATACGGACAGTCGGGGTGCCGATGCCTATAACCGTCGCCTTTCACGGGAGAGAGCCTCTGCGGTTAGGGATTATTTTGTCAGCAAGGGGATTGATATCGGGCGGCTTCAGGTGGTAGGGCACGGGCCTGATAATCCCATTGCAGATAATGATACGCCTGAAGGTCGTGCCATGAACCGTCGGGTGGAGCTGGTGCCTGTTCCCTGA
- a CDS encoding DUF3450 domain-containing protein, producing MMILKGTQKLILAGFLVLMLHTPVPAQTDVRPQAVMEDHEKGMEAEARTQKAREAWARERRDLLARLESLEEENRRLERDCDRLSRSRDHLERDVAAIERELMEAKRLEEELDGRLDEVLLRLGESMASDIPFLEDERNQRLSMLHDLMVDPDAGPAERLRRIMEALRIEADYGFTVELRRIPLALDGNEVLAQVLRLGRLGLFYRTGDGRVGFYDAGQKRWQPLDASWDAAFVRAFDVASRKRAPELVTLPVGRILP from the coding sequence ATGATGATTTTAAAGGGTACGCAAAAGCTTATTTTGGCAGGATTTCTGGTGCTGATGCTCCATACGCCAGTTCCTGCCCAGACGGATGTCAGGCCGCAGGCGGTGATGGAAGATCATGAAAAGGGTATGGAAGCAGAGGCCCGGACCCAGAAGGCCCGTGAGGCATGGGCCAGGGAGCGGCGGGATCTTTTAGCCCGTCTGGAAAGCCTTGAGGAGGAAAACCGGCGTCTGGAAAGGGACTGCGACAGGCTTTCCCGGTCCAGAGACCATCTGGAGCGGGATGTGGCTGCCATTGAGCGGGAGCTGATGGAAGCAAAGAGGCTGGAAGAGGAACTGGACGGCAGGCTGGATGAAGTCTTGCTTCGCCTTGGGGAGAGTATGGCATCGGACATCCCTTTTCTTGAGGATGAGCGGAACCAGAGACTTTCCATGCTCCATGATCTTATGGTGGATCCGGATGCGGGGCCTGCGGAACGCCTTCGCCGCATTATGGAAGCCCTCCGCATAGAAGCGGACTATGGGTTTACGGTGGAGCTTCGCAGGATTCCCCTTGCGCTGGATGGGAATGAGGTGCTGGCTCAGGTGCTGCGTCTTGGTCGGCTGGGGCTTTTTTACCGGACGGGGGACGGCAGGGTTGGTTTTTATGACGCAGGACAAAAGAGATGGCAGCCCCTGGATGCATCCTGGGATGCCGCCTTTGTCAGGGCCTTTGACGTGGCTTCCCGGAAACGGGCGCCGGAACTGGTGACATTGCCTGTGGGGAGGATTCTGCCATGA
- a CDS encoding DUF4402 domain-containing protein — protein MKKMVLGCLMGLMLIFWSFSLYASNILGTPFQLDIQAEITGPHVTMTENGKLNFGKILPHHTTEGGYKIDVSSSVKNLPNPSSMIHGVTNFTGGTVGSNPIIVVDASARQHGGFILTSTQGDINVTIVFSHTVTIDKNGGPGSMDVLHIGFADYDPDNLTHVPTNPAWTGFSNVSGVVTEIHQLQNNTPYHVYIGGLLQVKTQANQPAGNYGGATALTVTVNLP, from the coding sequence ATGAAAAAAATGGTGTTAGGTTGTTTGATGGGATTAATGCTCATTTTTTGGAGTTTTTCTCTTTATGCAAGTAATATTTTGGGGACTCCATTTCAATTAGATATCCAGGCTGAGATAACAGGACCCCATGTGACTATGACAGAGAATGGGAAGTTGAATTTTGGTAAAATACTGCCTCACCATACTACTGAGGGTGGTTATAAAATAGATGTTAGCTCATCAGTAAAAAATTTGCCTAATCCTTCATCTATGATTCATGGAGTCACCAATTTTACGGGAGGTACTGTAGGTTCTAATCCTATAATCGTCGTAGATGCCTCTGCACGTCAACATGGTGGCTTTATTTTAACGAGTACTCAGGGTGATATTAATGTAACAATAGTTTTTTCTCATACAGTAACCATAGATAAAAATGGAGGCCCTGGTTCTATGGATGTTCTTCATATAGGTTTTGCTGATTATGATCCTGATAACCTAACTCACGTACCTACCAATCCAGCTTGGACTGGCTTCTCTAATGTGTCCGGTGTTGTTACGGAAATACACCAATTGCAGAATAATACGCCTTATCATGTTTATATTGGAGGATTGCTTCAGGTTAAAACACAAGCTAACCAGCCAGCTGGTAATTATGGTGGTGCTACAGCTTTAACTGTAACGGTTAACTTGCCTTGA
- a CDS encoding MotA/TolQ/ExbB proton channel family protein: MMAGFQDILSHLSAGGGILWPLALVCFLMWAGIFERLFFFRRLLVKDLPPDTAVGMALDSSRSLPCGEGLSLRLIEDFRKRRSGTCMLDRSILRECGLRIRRDLNRGIPQIQVLAAVSPLFGLLGTVKGMIVTFDVMAFAGTGDARGMAAGISEALVTTQCGLMVAIPGIIMAMYLTRQARRATYRLDRLYAMLERQLR; encoded by the coding sequence ATGATGGCGGGTTTTCAGGATATCCTGAGCCATCTTTCCGCAGGAGGAGGCATTCTCTGGCCGCTGGCTCTGGTCTGCTTCCTTATGTGGGCGGGTATTTTTGAAAGGCTGTTTTTTTTCCGCCGTCTTCTGGTCAAGGATCTGCCGCCGGATACGGCCGTGGGTATGGCCTTAGACAGCAGCCGTAGCCTTCCTTGCGGTGAGGGGCTTTCTCTGCGGCTGATTGAGGATTTTAGAAAACGGAGAAGCGGCACCTGCATGCTGGACAGGAGTATTCTCCGGGAGTGCGGGCTCCGTATCCGGCGGGATCTGAACCGGGGAATACCCCAGATTCAGGTTCTGGCAGCGGTTTCTCCCCTTTTTGGTCTTCTGGGAACGGTAAAGGGAATGATTGTTACCTTTGATGTCATGGCCTTTGCCGGAACAGGGGATGCCCGTGGCATGGCCGCTGGTATTTCCGAGGCGCTTGTCACCACCCAGTGCGGTCTTATGGTGGCCATCCCCGGTATTATCATGGCCATGTATCTTACAAGACAGGCCAGAAGAGCCACCTATCGTCTGGATCGTCTGTACGCCATGCTGGAAAGGCAGCTTCGATGA
- a CDS encoding tetratricopeptide repeat protein yields the protein MMLKAEKGSDPFYTQRGLTPFLLFFLILGLQGLANASQEIPLPRSLQQVLADAGQDMGEGRPAEALAKLEVFYEKNPDMEHPLLFFWLGNVRLQMEDGAAALIAYRKAVKLAPEDSAVWQNLAIAAHNTKAYAEAAHAMERAWETCKEKKGSLLYHSGLFYLMDQNPAAAWQRLHRLMQLDAHPRQEWIRAHAQAAMETGNEKKSIALLEKVLDRQPEDRGMWELATHLYLRVKDYKKASAALEIRMALEADPKASDFRLLGDLYANLNLPARAAKAYAKAREKGDGCPRLLVREVQMLQAALQNEKALQRIQETDREGRDPALFELAMAIHMGESRYREAMEAGERYLNGHKGQGQNNRMLLTLGYCAYKAGEPEKARKFLERIPQRDKKAREEAGRLLAHLQREMQGL from the coding sequence ATGATGTTAAAAGCAGAAAAGGGGTCAGACCCCTTTTATACCCAAAGGGGTCTGACCCCTTTTCTCCTGTTTTTTTTGATCCTTGGCCTGCAGGGTCTTGCTAACGCATCTCAAGAAATACCCCTGCCCCGTTCCTTGCAGCAGGTGCTGGCGGATGCGGGTCAGGACATGGGTGAAGGACGCCCTGCCGAAGCCCTTGCAAAGCTGGAAGTTTTTTATGAAAAAAATCCGGATATGGAGCATCCCCTGCTTTTTTTCTGGCTGGGCAATGTGAGGCTGCAGATGGAGGATGGTGCTGCTGCCCTCATCGCTTACAGAAAGGCGGTGAAGCTGGCCCCTGAGGACAGCGCTGTCTGGCAGAATCTTGCCATAGCAGCCCATAATACAAAGGCCTATGCCGAGGCAGCCCATGCCATGGAGAGGGCGTGGGAGACCTGCAAGGAGAAAAAGGGTTCGCTTTTATATCACAGCGGTCTGTTTTACCTGATGGACCAGAATCCAGCTGCGGCCTGGCAGCGTTTGCATCGCCTCATGCAGCTTGATGCCCATCCCAGACAGGAGTGGATTCGTGCCCATGCCCAGGCAGCCATGGAAACGGGCAATGAAAAAAAATCCATTGCTCTTCTGGAGAAGGTACTGGACCGGCAGCCCGAAGACAGGGGAATGTGGGAGTTGGCCACCCATCTGTATCTCCGGGTGAAGGACTATAAAAAAGCAAGCGCAGCTCTGGAAATTCGAATGGCTCTGGAGGCAGATCCAAAGGCATCTGATTTTCGTCTTCTGGGGGATCTCTATGCCAATCTCAACCTTCCGGCAAGGGCAGCAAAAGCCTATGCCAAGGCCAGGGAAAAGGGTGATGGCTGCCCGAGACTTCTTGTACGGGAAGTGCAGATGCTGCAGGCAGCTTTGCAGAATGAAAAAGCACTGCAGCGCATTCAGGAGACCGACAGGGAGGGCAGGGATCCGGCCCTTTTTGAGCTGGCCATGGCCATCCATATGGGAGAAAGCCGTTACAGAGAGGCCATGGAAGCGGGAGAACGTTATCTGAACGGGCATAAGGGCCAAGGCCAGAACAACCGTATGCTTCTGACTCTGGGTTATTGTGCCTATAAAGCAGGGGAACCGGAAAAGGCCAGAAAGTTTTTAGAGCGAATTCCGCAAAGGGATAAAAAAGCCCGTGAGGAGGCGGGACGACTCCTGGCTCACCTGCAACGGGAAATGCAGGGACTTTGA
- a CDS encoding MotA/TolQ/ExbB proton channel family protein gives MLPFGLPFCLLLLLLFLFPVTAISSDMRAISVQAREARLAAEAEARETRREILADRERLAAKIAELTAAKNRLTEERSALESSVEILMEKREALAGERDVTVSAMKAVSGTLRSAARELDAMLSESPFTARDPARLEPVRRILDAGRFAGMEDFDVIVEGFLGEMVKTGAVRLEKGEILGSGGQLMASEILSIGPFTAAFRAEDGTVGYLQYLPENRRFQMLGREPSRSARKSLVAYMDGRSDSLAMDVSQGAALQQVLHRSTLKSQVESGGFLVWPILFIALVALLVTLERLWFLHKVHTNADRVMGRVNELAAEKNWEACDATVQPGKGKPVFNILIAGLGGRKEDRQTLESILQEAILRELPRLERFLPMLNVMAGIAPLIGLLGTVTGMIRTFHTITLFGTGDPRMMSGGISEALATTMFGLAVAIPITLIHTFLTRRVEHIVGDMEEKAVALCNILTREHSLPSCCKGRIQG, from the coding sequence TTGCTCCCATTCGGGCTGCCTTTTTGTTTGCTGCTTCTGCTGCTTTTTCTCTTTCCTGTGACTGCCATTTCTTCGGACATGCGGGCCATATCCGTACAAGCCAGGGAAGCACGCCTTGCAGCAGAAGCTGAAGCCAGGGAAACCAGAAGGGAGATCCTTGCGGACCGGGAGAGGCTTGCAGCAAAGATTGCAGAGCTGACAGCTGCTAAAAACAGACTGACGGAGGAAAGATCGGCACTGGAAAGTTCCGTGGAAATTCTGATGGAAAAGCGGGAAGCCCTGGCCGGAGAGCGGGATGTCACCGTATCTGCCATGAAAGCCGTTTCCGGTACCCTGCGCTCTGCTGCACGAGAGCTGGATGCCATGCTGAGTGAATCACCCTTTACGGCCCGTGATCCTGCCCGTCTGGAGCCGGTCCGTCGTATTCTGGATGCTGGTCGTTTTGCCGGTATGGAAGATTTTGATGTGATTGTGGAGGGCTTTTTGGGTGAGATGGTAAAAACGGGGGCTGTGCGTCTGGAAAAGGGAGAAATCCTGGGATCAGGCGGGCAGCTTATGGCATCGGAAATTCTGAGCATCGGACCATTTACCGCAGCTTTCCGTGCGGAGGACGGAACCGTAGGATACCTGCAGTACCTGCCGGAAAACCGCAGGTTTCAGATGCTGGGGCGGGAACCTTCCCGCTCTGCCCGTAAAAGCCTTGTCGCCTATATGGATGGCAGGAGCGATTCCCTTGCCATGGATGTTTCCCAGGGAGCAGCCCTGCAGCAGGTACTGCACCGATCCACCCTGAAAAGTCAGGTGGAGAGTGGTGGTTTTCTGGTCTGGCCCATTCTTTTCATTGCCCTTGTGGCACTTCTGGTCACTTTAGAAAGGCTCTGGTTTCTCCATAAGGTCCACACCAATGCGGACAGGGTCATGGGTCGGGTCAACGAGCTGGCTGCGGAAAAAAACTGGGAAGCCTGTGATGCTACGGTTCAGCCCGGAAAGGGCAAGCCGGTTTTCAATATCCTGATTGCCGGTCTGGGGGGAAGAAAGGAAGACAGGCAGACCCTGGAAAGTATTCTGCAGGAAGCCATTTTGCGGGAGCTTCCCCGGCTGGAGCGTTTCCTTCCCATGCTCAATGTCATGGCGGGCATTGCTCCCCTGATCGGTCTTTTGGGCACGGTAACGGGCATGATACGGACCTTCCATACCATAACCCTTTTTGGTACGGGAGATCCGCGCATGATGTCCGGCGGCATATCCGAGGCCCTTGCAACCACCATGTTCGGTCTGGCCGTGGCCATTCCCATCACCCTGATCCATACCTTTCTCACCCGCAGGGTGGAACATATTGTTGGGGATATGGAGGAAAAGGCTGTGGCTCTCTGTAATATTCTTACCCGTGAGCACAGCCTGCCTTCCTGCTGCAAAGGGAGGATACAGGGATGA
- a CDS encoding shikimate kinase yields MKTAPSPQPAKTNLILTGMPGAGKSTLGVLAAKILGMDFLDTDLVIQSHEKKRLSEIIEENGLNAFKEIEARHVAALKVSHTVIATGGSVIYSEKAMENLASQGLILHLALSLPELEKRLGNLDERGVARMPGQSLEALFNERIPLYKKWADAEIACDGLSMDDLLCRIRQIFPPPTP; encoded by the coding sequence ATGAAAACAGCACCCTCACCACAACCAGCCAAAACCAACCTCATCCTCACCGGCATGCCCGGAGCAGGCAAAAGCACCTTAGGGGTTCTTGCCGCCAAAATCCTTGGCATGGATTTTCTGGACACAGACCTTGTCATCCAGTCCCATGAAAAAAAGAGACTTTCTGAAATCATAGAAGAAAATGGCTTAAACGCATTCAAAGAAATCGAAGCCCGTCATGTGGCAGCCCTTAAGGTTTCCCACACCGTCATTGCCACAGGAGGCAGCGTCATCTACAGCGAGAAGGCCATGGAAAATCTTGCCTCTCAGGGCCTGATTCTTCACCTTGCACTTTCCCTGCCAGAGCTTGAAAAACGCCTTGGCAATCTCGATGAAAGGGGGGTTGCAAGGATGCCGGGCCAAAGCCTTGAAGCACTTTTTAATGAACGCATACCCCTTTACAAAAAATGGGCAGATGCGGAAATTGCCTGCGACGGCCTTTCCATGGATGATCTTCTCTGCCGCATCCGGCAGATTTTTCCTCCCCCAACGCCATAA
- a CDS encoding energy transducer TonB — MPPKAHKEKKGVRPLLYPQKGAGPFSGRAFAYVAAMGLALLVTLGIFAMVPWMIGPPPSASDLERMSSVQLRDLRPPEPEPEPEPPMPPEEKPPEPDVPMEQIMQRPLPEVPQMESIPFTPDLSLSAVAGPAIAPPPPAGPMTFEAGEVDVAPRTMVQTPPVYPFRARRMGIEGWVRVRFLVGTDGVPRNIYVLEADPEGVFEDAVIQAISNWRFEAAVMEGRRVAAWVVTPVRFQLGGNS; from the coding sequence TTGCCACCAAAAGCCCATAAAGAAAAAAAAGGGGTCAGACCCCTTTTATATCCACAAAAGGGGGCAGGCCCCTTTTCCGGCAGAGCCTTTGCCTATGTGGCTGCCATGGGACTGGCTCTTCTGGTTACCCTGGGAATTTTTGCCATGGTTCCATGGATGATCGGGCCGCCGCCCAGTGCTTCGGATCTGGAACGTATGTCATCTGTGCAGTTGAGGGATCTGCGGCCACCGGAGCCTGAACCTGAACCTGAGCCGCCCATGCCTCCGGAAGAAAAACCACCGGAGCCTGATGTGCCCATGGAGCAGATTATGCAGCGGCCTTTGCCTGAGGTCCCGCAGATGGAATCTATCCCTTTTACACCGGATCTTAGTCTTTCCGCCGTGGCAGGACCTGCCATTGCACCGCCTCCTCCCGCCGGACCCATGACCTTTGAAGCAGGGGAGGTGGATGTTGCCCCGAGAACCATGGTTCAGACGCCCCCCGTTTATCCCTTCCGTGCCCGGCGTATGGGTATCGAGGGCTGGGTGAGGGTACGGTTTCTGGTGGGCACGGATGGTGTACCCCGGAACATTTATGTGCTTGAAGCCGACCCTGAGGGTGTTTTTGAGGATGCTGTCATTCAGGCCATATCCAACTGGCGGTTTGAAGCTGCGGTGATGGAAGGTCGCAGGGTGGCTGCCTGGGTGGTAACGCCAGTTCGTTTTCAGCTGGGAGGTAATTCATGA
- a CDS encoding extracellular solute-binding protein, whose amino-acid sequence MRKRCMWGGFFFLLFWVSGWAWAGGQTMHALSLGEKPKYGPDFTHFAYADPKAPKGGSLRMEALGSFDSFHPFIMRGVAASGLNLLFDTLMTSSEDEPFAMYPLLAESLTLAEDGSWIRFTLHSGARFHDGTPVLASDVAFSFRKLVSEGRPHYAKYYRDVAEVVVEDERRVRFDFKNAENPELPLILGQLYVLSEKDWDGVDFGRSGFRVPLGSGPYRLESYVPGRRVVYARDPEYWGRDLPVNRGHYNFNHLSYEYFRDATVSLEAFKAGYYDLRREHTAKIWATQYTGRAFRDGSIVKKKIPHDLPAGMQGFAMNIRRSIFQDVRVREALSLAFDFEWSNRALFYDQYTRSDSYFSNSDLAAEGLPSDGELKYLLPLKDLLSPEVFGPLPQPVASDGTGFMRDALLKAAGLLREAGYHISGGELQTPEGRPFTFEILLHNPAFERVMLPYVQNLRRLGIRARVRVVDPSQYIQRLRSFDFDMTVAVFPQSLSPGNEQQDFWSCKAAETPGSRNVGGICDPAVDALVQAIATASDRRALIDACRSLDRVLRHGHYVVPNWHTSLFRLAHRSHIAMPAKHPPYGLGLWTWWDKNARL is encoded by the coding sequence ATGCGCAAAAGATGCATGTGGGGTGGTTTCTTTTTTCTTCTGTTCTGGGTCTCTGGCTGGGCCTGGGCCGGGGGGCAGACCATGCACGCCCTTTCTCTGGGAGAAAAGCCGAAGTATGGTCCGGATTTTACCCATTTTGCCTATGCCGATCCCAAAGCTCCGAAGGGAGGAAGCCTGCGCATGGAGGCCCTTGGCAGCTTTGACAGCTTTCATCCCTTTATCATGAGGGGCGTTGCGGCTTCGGGGCTGAATTTGCTCTTTGATACCCTCATGACCTCTTCGGAGGATGAACCCTTTGCCATGTATCCCCTTCTGGCGGAAAGCCTTACCCTGGCAGAGGACGGCAGCTGGATCCGGTTCACCTTGCATAGCGGGGCCCGTTTCCATGACGGAACTCCTGTGCTGGCTTCGGATGTGGCCTTTAGTTTCAGGAAGCTCGTATCCGAAGGTAGGCCCCATTATGCCAAATACTACAGGGATGTGGCTGAGGTGGTGGTGGAGGATGAAAGGCGGGTGCGCTTTGATTTTAAAAACGCAGAGAATCCTGAACTCCCCCTGATTCTGGGGCAGCTCTATGTGCTTTCGGAAAAGGACTGGGATGGAGTTGATTTCGGGCGTTCGGGTTTCCGGGTTCCTCTGGGTAGTGGTCCATATCGTCTTGAAAGTTATGTGCCGGGCAGACGGGTGGTATATGCAAGGGATCCGGAATACTGGGGTAGGGATCTGCCCGTAAACCGGGGGCACTACAACTTTAATCACCTGAGCTATGAATATTTCCGGGATGCCACGGTTTCTCTGGAAGCCTTCAAGGCTGGATATTATGATTTGAGGCGGGAGCATACGGCAAAGATATGGGCAACCCAGTATACGGGACGGGCTTTCAGGGACGGCAGTATTGTAAAAAAGAAAATCCCCCATGACTTGCCCGCTGGTATGCAGGGTTTTGCCATGAATATCCGGCGCAGTATTTTTCAGGATGTACGGGTGCGGGAGGCCTTAAGTCTTGCCTTTGATTTTGAATGGAGTAACAGGGCTTTGTTTTATGATCAGTACACCCGATCCGACAGTTATTTCAGCAATTCGGATCTGGCGGCGGAGGGGCTGCCCTCCGATGGGGAGTTGAAGTATCTGCTTCCATTAAAGGATCTCCTTTCTCCCGAGGTCTTTGGTCCCCTGCCACAGCCTGTGGCAAGTGATGGTACCGGCTTTATGCGGGATGCCCTTTTGAAGGCAGCCGGTCTTCTCAGGGAGGCGGGATATCATATTAGTGGCGGAGAGCTGCAGACTCCTGAGGGGCGGCCCTTCACCTTTGAGATTCTTCTGCACAATCCCGCCTTTGAACGGGTGATGCTGCCCTATGTGCAGAATCTGAGGCGGCTCGGTATCAGGGCCAGAGTTCGCGTGGTGGACCCATCCCAGTATATCCAGAGGCTTCGCTCCTTTGATTTTGACATGACTGTTGCCGTTTTCCCCCAGTCCCTTTCTCCGGGAAACGAGCAGCAGGATTTCTGGAGCTGCAAGGCCGCAGAAACTCCCGGTTCCCGCAATGTCGGGGGCATCTGTGATCCTGCCGTGGATGCCCTGGTGCAGGCCATTGCAACGGCTTCGGACAGAAGAGCCCTTATTGATGCCTGCCGCAGTTTGGACCGGGTGCTGCGCCATGGTCATTATGTGGTGCCCAACTGGCATACCTCGCTTTTCCGCCTTGCCCACCGAAGTCATATCGCCATGCCGGCAAAGCACCCTCCCTATGGTCTGGGGCTGTGGACCTGGTGGGATAAAAATGCAAGGCTGTGA
- a CDS encoding fimbria/pilus periplasmic chaperone yields MKKTIGFFIPFYFMFFFIPSSVFSHALELIPQRLVLEGRERSTTLMLINRSSEPVRYRIENTLVRQTITGANERVTDPSAEEEAILNMVRFSPRQVSIGANDVQTVRIMARKPAGLPAGEYRSHLLITNIPPQTKVEETEDIAVKIDIVVSTSIPMIIRHGETSVSLKAEKPLVQPRPDGGGLLTTRIIADGNRSVFMDALLYHGKELLTASRGFAIYQPNGMRDVSFTLTNQLPPAGSSLRLVLHDREKEGEPVLKEIPLVLNY; encoded by the coding sequence ATGAAAAAAACTATTGGTTTTTTTATCCCCTTTTATTTTATGTTTTTTTTTATCCCCTCATCGGTTTTTTCCCACGCCCTTGAGTTGATCCCCCAGCGGCTTGTTCTGGAAGGAAGGGAAAGATCCACCACGCTTATGCTCATTAACCGCAGCTCCGAGCCTGTACGCTACAGAATAGAAAATACCCTTGTCCGTCAGACGATTACAGGCGCAAATGAGAGGGTGACAGATCCTTCCGCCGAAGAAGAGGCCATTTTAAATATGGTGCGCTTTTCACCAAGGCAGGTGAGCATAGGGGCCAACGATGTGCAGACCGTACGCATTATGGCAAGGAAACCAGCTGGTCTTCCCGCAGGTGAATACCGCTCTCACCTGCTGATTACAAACATACCTCCCCAGACAAAGGTAGAAGAGACAGAAGATATTGCCGTAAAAATAGATATTGTTGTCAGCACATCCATTCCCATGATTATCCGCCATGGGGAAACCTCCGTAAGCCTGAAGGCGGAAAAACCCCTTGTTCAACCCCGTCCTGATGGGGGTGGTTTGCTGACAACCCGCATCATTGCCGATGGAAACCGCTCCGTTTTTATGGATGCCCTGCTTTATCATGGAAAAGAACTTCTGACCGCTAGCAGGGGTTTTGCCATTTATCAGCCAAACGGCATGAGGGATGTATCTTTTACCTTGACAAATCAGCTTCCTCCAGCCGGCAGCAGCTTGCGCCTTGTGCTCCATGACAGGGAAAAGGAGGGGGAGCCTGTCTTAAAAGAAATTCCCCTTGTTTTGAACTACTGA
- a CDS encoding ExbD/TolR family protein, whose protein sequence is MINVRQSLRARNQGSDINIAPLIDLIFLLLIFFIVTTSFVKETGIDVDRPTASTGDLKEQGSILIGVDAAGGIFMDKEAIDMRSVRARVERALAEMPEASVVIVADKKTDTGIVVEILDHCRLARAKDVSIATKSP, encoded by the coding sequence ATGATTAACGTACGCCAGAGCCTTCGGGCCAGAAATCAGGGAAGTGATATCAATATTGCTCCCCTTATCGACCTGATTTTTCTTCTTCTGATTTTTTTCATTGTCACCACAAGTTTTGTGAAGGAAACGGGCATTGATGTGGACCGTCCCACGGCCAGCACGGGTGATCTCAAGGAGCAGGGCAGTATTCTCATAGGAGTGGATGCCGCAGGCGGGATTTTTATGGATAAGGAAGCCATAGACATGCGGAGTGTGCGGGCCCGTGTGGAAAGGGCATTGGCAGAGATGCCGGAAGCTTCTGTGGTTATTGTGGCCGATAAAAAGACGGACACGGGTATAGTGGTGGAAATTCTTGACCACTGCCGGCTGGCCCGGGCAAAGGATGTGAGCATTGCCACCAAAAGCCCATAA